A DNA window from Hordeum vulgare subsp. vulgare chromosome 1H, MorexV3_pseudomolecules_assembly, whole genome shotgun sequence contains the following coding sequences:
- the LOC123417468 gene encoding pentatricopeptide repeat-containing protein At1g08070, chloroplastic-like, whose product MDAPYPPARQPSSKPTAAPLLSPGRASNPGTAPPLAASLLRHGAPHDAGALRAVLKRLAATASVPCEAAPALHAHSAKLGLYRHHRGVRDALVALYLACGRRGVASDLFAGAGGGPAPDVISWTAMVTGHARLGLFREAAELFLAMADDGAVVVDAVAAAAAFAACAGAGELGLAREVHRRVLEAGVALDVVACNALVDMYAKCGDSAAALRCFRTMVPTKNVVTWNTMISAHARAGETQEALELFQEMLQQPGCAPDNATFVAVLGACARLGSLDAGRWVHAYIGRTGRDAAAGVVGNALIDMYAKCGAVEQAAEVFDAMTRRDVYTYTSMISGLAMHGRGEEALALFGDMRQARVRPNEVTFLGVLSACCHAGNIEDGLRHFDAMAEVHGVTPGIEHYGCVVDMLGRAGRLDEAEELVSVMPIRPDALIWGSLLAACRAHGHVDRAERVMRRMAEDEADAGDYVLMSNMYAQEGRHGKAVQVRRQMRRGKVDKVPGCSLIEIDGVVHEFQAVPANSGEPDDVFS is encoded by the coding sequence ATGGACGCACCTTATCCACCTGCGCGGCAACCTAGCAGCAAGCCAACGGCCGCTCCACTCctctcccctggccgcgcctccaaTCCCGGTACTGCGCCTCCGCTCGCGGCGTCGCTCCTTCGCCACGGCGCACCGCACGACGCCGGCGCGCTCCGGGCCGTTCTGAAGCGCCTAGCTGCCACGGCATCGGTCCCCTGCGAGGCCGCGCCGGCGCTGCACGCCCACTCCGCGAAGCTCGGCCTCTACCGTCACCACCGGGGCGTCCGTGACGCCCTCGTCGCGCTCTACCTCGCGTGCGGCCGGCGCGGCGTCGCGTCCGACCTTTTCGCTGGCGCCGGAGGTGGCCCGGCCCCGGATGTGATTTCCTGGACGGCCATGGTGACAGGGCACGCGCGATTGGGGCTGTTCCGCGAGGCAGCGGAGCTGTTCCTGGCCATGGCGGATGACGGCGCGGTTGTCGTCGACGCCGTGGCCGCCGCGGCTGCATTCGCGGCCTGCGCCGGCGCCGGGGAGCTCGGTCTGGCCAGGGAGGTGCACCGGCGCGTCCTCGAAGCGGGAGTGGCCCTCGACGTCGTCGCGTGCAACGCGCTGGTCGATATGTACGCCAAGTGCGGCGACTCGGCAGCCGCGCTCCGGTGCTTCCGTACGATGGTGCCGACCAAGAACGTGGTGACCTGGAACACGATGATCTCCGCGCACGCGCGCGCTGGCGAGACCCAGGAGGCGCTGGAGCTGTTCCAGGAGATGCTTCAGCAGCCAGGCTGCGCGCCCGACAATGCCACGTTCGTCGCGGTTCTCGGCGCGTGCGCGCGTCTCGGCTCACTCGACGCGGGCAGGTGGGTGCACGCCTACATCGGTAGGACCGGACGGGATGCCGCCGCCGGCGTCGTGGGCAACGCGCTGATCGACATGTACGCCAAGTGCGGGGCCGTCGAGCAGGCCGCGGAGGTGTTCGACGCAATGACGCGGCGAGACGTGTACACCTACACGTCCATGATCTCCGGGCTCGCGATGCACGGCCGGGGCGAGGAGGCGCTGGCGCTCTTCGGTGACATGCGGCAAGCCCGCGTGAGGCCGAACGAGGTGACCTTCCTCGGCGTCCTGTCCGCCTGCTGCCACGCCGGAAACATCGAAGACGGTCTCCGGCATTTCGATGCCATGGCGGAGGTGCACGGCGTGACGCCAGGCATCGAGCACTACGGCTGCGTCGTCGACATGCTCGGCCGCGCCGGGAGGCTGGACGAGGCGGAGGAGCTCGTCTCCGTGATGCCGATCCGGCCCGACGCGCTCATCTGGGGCTCGCTGCTCGCGGCCTGCCGTGCGCACGGCCATGTCGACCGCGCCGAGCGCGTGATGCGGCGGATGGCCGAGGACGAGGCCGACGCCGGGGACTACGTGCTCATGTCGAACATGTACGCGCAGGAGGGCCGACACGGCAAGGCGGTGCAGGTGAGGCGGCAGATGAGGAGAGGCAAGGTGGACAAGGTCCCCGGCTGCAGCCTCATCGAGATCGACGGCGTGGTGCACGAGTTCCAAGCCGTTCCGGCAAACTCCGGCGAACCCGATGACGTTTTTAGCTGA